A region of Chitinophaga horti DNA encodes the following proteins:
- a CDS encoding tetratricopeptide repeat protein — MKKFIIRLALILAVTPVFAQSGADTLLIRLNHTLEQTSHFDQQKIAQINKLKSACHEAQLPAQKFAACLQLFEAYKSFRFDSAFATAQELQQLAASMNDSNRLQQAKIKLGFVLISSGMFYETGVLMRDVHAQTLPDSLKAEYYVLMRRYYYDLADYVNNWFYTPGYIRQAALYTDSALQYYPPTHFEYLSNLGYKHYKAGNMDSSLVYLTKALELDLNYHQQAMMYANVGNIYSAKKEYNKAIDFLAKSAIADAKGSIKETTATFNLASILFQTGDVKNASRYIEKAVEDATFYGARQRKVQVSEILPIIEGEKLNTVEGQKRLLLFYAAIATALVLALIVLTIIVIKQVKKLKLAQAALSLAHVKQQEINEELREANKIKEEYIGYCFRMNSEYIGKIEKLKKGLDQKMADKNLNEARFLVNNINVKQERDELFRNFDRIFLKIFPHFVEEFNGFFKEEDRIHLKDNELLNTDLRIFALIRIGISENEKIAQILEYSVNTIYAYKTKIRNKATVPNDEFEARIMDIKAL, encoded by the coding sequence ATGAAGAAATTTATTATCCGCCTGGCCCTCATCCTCGCTGTCACGCCCGTGTTCGCACAATCGGGCGCGGACACGCTCCTTATACGCCTCAATCATACGCTCGAACAAACTAGCCATTTCGATCAACAGAAAATCGCCCAAATAAATAAACTAAAATCAGCCTGCCACGAAGCACAACTGCCGGCACAAAAGTTCGCGGCCTGCCTCCAGCTGTTCGAGGCGTATAAATCTTTCCGGTTCGATTCGGCGTTTGCCACGGCGCAGGAGTTGCAGCAACTGGCGGCCAGTATGAATGACTCTAACCGGCTACAGCAGGCGAAAATAAAACTGGGGTTTGTGCTCATTTCCTCGGGCATGTTTTATGAAACGGGGGTGCTCATGCGGGATGTACACGCGCAAACGCTGCCGGATTCGCTGAAGGCGGAATACTATGTCCTCATGCGCCGCTATTACTATGACCTCGCAGATTATGTGAACAATTGGTTCTACACGCCCGGGTATATCCGGCAGGCGGCCTTGTATACAGACTCGGCGCTCCAGTATTATCCGCCGACGCATTTCGAATACCTGAGCAACCTGGGCTATAAACATTACAAGGCGGGCAATATGGACTCGTCGCTGGTGTACCTCACGAAGGCGCTCGAACTGGATCTCAATTACCACCAGCAGGCGATGATGTATGCGAACGTGGGCAACATTTACTCGGCCAAGAAGGAATATAATAAGGCGATCGACTTCCTGGCGAAGTCGGCGATTGCGGATGCGAAGGGGTCGATCAAGGAAACGACGGCGACTTTTAACCTGGCGTCGATCCTGTTCCAGACGGGGGACGTGAAAAACGCGTCGCGGTATATTGAGAAGGCGGTGGAGGATGCCACGTTCTACGGGGCGCGGCAGCGAAAGGTGCAGGTGAGCGAGATCTTACCTATTATAGAAGGAGAGAAGCTGAATACCGTCGAGGGACAAAAACGCCTGTTGCTCTTTTATGCAGCCATTGCCACGGCGCTGGTGCTGGCGCTGATCGTCCTCACGATCATCGTCATCAAACAGGTGAAAAAATTAAAACTGGCCCAGGCGGCGCTGTCGCTGGCGCATGTGAAGCAGCAGGAAATAAACGAGGAATTGCGGGAGGCGAATAAGATCAAGGAGGAATATATCGGCTACTGCTTCCGGATGAATTCGGAGTATATCGGCAAAATAGAAAAGCTCAAAAAGGGGCTCGACCAGAAAATGGCGGACAAAAACCTGAATGAGGCACGTTTCCTCGTCAATAATATTAACGTAAAGCAGGAACGGGATGAACTGTTCCGCAATTTCGACCGCATCTTCCTGAAAATATTCCCGCACTTCGTGGAGGAGTTCAACGGGTTCTTTAAAGAAGAGGACAGAATACACTTAAAGGATAACGAACTGCTCAACACAGACCTTCGCATCTTTGCACTCATTCGCATCGGCATCTCCGAAAATGAAAAAATTGCGCAGATCCTGGAGTATTCGGTGAACACGATTTACGCATACAAAACGAAGATCCGGAACAAGGCGACGGTGCCGAATGACGAGTTCGAAGCGCGGATTATGGACATAAAAGCGCTCTAA